CAAAAAGGCAGCAAATAAAAAATATAGACCAAGAAGGGTTTAACGAAACTTGTTTTGGGTCCTATAAAGTATGACGTATAATCCAACATATATTGTAGTacttcctccgtaaagaaatataagagtgtttagatcattaaagtagtgatATAAGCGCTcctatatttgtttacagaggtagTATAATGTAATTTTCATAGCGGAAAATGGAACATAATCCTAATACACACATCTAACTTCCAGAAATGCTGAACAAACTGCCCTACGGCAGTGTACTCCAGGATGTTCGCGCAACAGAGAAACAAAAAGAGTAGAAATGCCTTCGCACCAGTTCAACTAAGCTGCTCTGCTGATGATTCCCGCTCCCGATTCTCTACGGTATGATGTCTACATTTCAAGTATTGCAGCATGCCTTCTTTGAGTTCCCGGCAGTACTGTCAATGCTGATGGTTTTACCCTGGGAAGGCAATGgaacagctgctgctgctgctgctttggcgGCCAGTGCTTTCTTGTTAACAATACCATAGACCTCTGTGATGATAGTCTGAAAGGCTTCTACCACATTTACAGCCTCCATAGCTGATGTCTCAAGGAAAAACAGGCCCTCCTTTTCAGCCAGTGCCTTGCCTTGATCTTCAGAGACAGCTCTTAGATGTGTCAGGTCAGACTTGTTACCGACCATCATGATGACAATGCTAGAGTCAGCGTGATCACGGAGCTCACGCAGCCACCTATTAACATTGTCAAAGCTCTGCTTCTTTGTGATGTCATATACAAGGAGAGCCCCTACAGCGCCCCGGTAATATGCGCTTGTAATTGCACGGTACCTCTCCTGACCAGCTGTGTCCCAGATCTGAGCCTTTATTGTTTTTCCCTCCATCTGTTAACAACACCATTCACAATCAGACGTCAAAAAGTAGCTGGACCAGTGAGTTCATGGCTTCCAACACAAACTATCTTCTGAAGTAGAAGAAAGATAATAGATTGAGAGTAGCTGATGAGCTAAATCCACAGGAAAAGTGGCACTGCTGTTGCACTAAGAAGGAGGCTGTTAAATGCCACAATTATAACAATAATTGTACTCCCTCCAATTTTAT
This DNA window, taken from Triticum aestivum cultivar Chinese Spring chromosome 1D, IWGSC CS RefSeq v2.1, whole genome shotgun sequence, encodes the following:
- the LOC123180848 gene encoding ras-related protein RGP2 — translated: MGGRVDHEYSYLFKMVLIGDSGVGKSNILSRFTRNHFSLDSKSTIGVEFATKSLQMEGKTIKAQIWDTAGQERYRAITSAYYRGAVGALLVYDITKKQSFDNVNRWLRELRDHADSSIVIMMVGNKSDLTHLRAVSEDQGKALAEKEGLFFLETSAMEAVNVVEAFQTIITEVYGIVNKKALAAKAAAAAAVPLPSQGKTISIDSTAGNSKKACCNT